Proteins from a genomic interval of Pectinophora gossypiella chromosome 4, ilPecGoss1.1, whole genome shotgun sequence:
- the LOC126366158 gene encoding protein ARV1, whose protein sequence is MTELKQFRCVNCGKPTGALYRTYGPSVLKLNKCAKCKCIVDKYIEYDNVIVMIDAVLISKEAQRHIIYNTEFKSYWKLFIVLMLLETYGVWRNDSLFNIAINSLCGIRTKATVNTTYLYIPVDISMSEWWKHQCSGWVYEERGDDNDLFIWEKDFYIQFLSTFTGIVTFISTVHLIMTMIKPMSVSLNEVSFIRVLKAFSMANVSILFTLPMLVWGNADTSAETRTIHYMLVFAYSFVVFFNAFTVLYESPVIATLVTLLVSNTVKYLMTFHTTPFLRSLVT, encoded by the exons ATGACTGAATTAAAACAATTTCGATGTGTGAACTGTGGTAAACCTACGGGAGCTCTCTACAGGACGTACGGCCCTTCTGTTCTTAAGTTAAATAAGTGT gcaaaatgcaaatgtattgtGGACAAGTACATAGAATATGACAATGTTATAGTTATGATAGATGCAGTGTTAATTTCCAAAGAAGCACAGAGGCATATTATTTACAACACAGAATTCAAA TCATATTGGAAGCTATTCATAGTGCTAATGTTACTGGAGACATATGGCGTGTGGCGTAATGACAGTTTATTTAACATAGCCATTAATTCACTATGTGGTATTCGGACCAAAGCTACAGTTAATACTACATATTT ATACATTCCAGTTGACATCTCAATGTCGGAGTGGTGGAAACACCAGTGCAGCGGCTGGGTGTATGAGGAGAGAGGGGACGACAATGACCTCTTTATATGGGAGAAGGACTTCTACATCCAGTTCTTATCTACATTCACTG gGATTGTTACATTTATTTCTACAGTCCATTTAATTATGACTATGATCAAGCCAATGTCAGTGTCACTTAAtgaag TTTCTTTCATAAGAGTATTAAAAGCATTTTCAATGGCAAATGTCAGTATTTTGTTCACTTTGCCAATGTTAGTGTGGGGCAACGCGGATACCTCAGCGGAGACAAGAACTATTCATTACATGCTCGTGTTTGCATACAGTTTTGTTGTGTTTTTCAATGCATTTACTG TGTTGTACGAATCACCAGTGATAGCAACGCTAGTGACATTGCTTGTGAGCAATACAGTCAAGTACCTGATGACCTTCCACACCACACCATTCCTGCGCTCACTCGTCACATAG
- the LOC126366395 gene encoding uncharacterized protein LOC126366395: MMRMDYKLATVMLGVLQLAAALPALTLQDLEVADDTMSVGSYIREVRAAAPQDYHKTYENEGDGEIGYSRKKSGGGKKGYQHFDSYHKKAGDNYEFEKQDSFGLDKEDESGAHSHPQEQRVERPQGQSRKYREAEVPYEDTPEYERYEEEPEQHEKTAKKKKHQKKEKEPHYEELKEGASDGNGGVEARGHDPRDYILPEKYTWDEEEA; the protein is encoded by the exons a TGATGAGAATGGATTACAAGCTGGCGACGGTGATGCTGGGCGTGCTGCAGTTAGCTGCGGCGCTGCCAGCGCTAACGCTGCAGGACCTGGAGGTGGCGGATGACACCATGTCCGTGGGCTCCTACATTCGGGAAGTTCGAGCCGCCGCG CCGCAGGATTACCACAAAACTTACGAGAACGAGGGTGATGGCGAAATTGGATACTCGCGCAAGAAGTCCGGCGGCGGCAAGAAGGGCTACCAGCACTTCGACTCGTACCACAAGAAGGCCGGAGACAACTATGAGTTCGAGAAGCAGGACTCGTTCGGGTTGGACAAGGAGGACGAGTCCGGAGCACACTCCCACCCTCAGGAGCAAAGAG TGGAACGTCCTCAGGGGCAGAGCCGCAAGTACCGGGAGGCGGAGGTCCCGTATGAAGACACCCCGGAGTACGAGAGATACGAGGAAGAACCCGAGCAGCATGAGAAGACCGCCAAGAAGAAGAAACACCAGAAAAAGGAAAAAGAACCACATTACGAAGAGCTAAA AGAAGGTGCTAGCGACGGCAACGGCGGAGTAGAAGCAAGGGGACACGATCCCCGCGACTACATCCTTCCTGAGAAGTATACTTGGGACGAAGAGGAGGCCTAG
- the LOC126366396 gene encoding uncharacterized protein LOC126366396, with product MYKLIGLLSPNQMVRRSSSMLGRYQRYRCYADTPHTDLTSKQVVVQGNENEQRVRVRRARPSDVPRVLRFVREHARWAWPSLVSAPVAPTAASQLVLADYVSRALAQGHTMVAEQVGSRRGWLQVRGLALGAAVCPWDAAVLERWARCMRCARSRRLMHFTAHCLRAPGLHDKYRVHNILQVIMILPPDAQHNPEIVQVLARSAIQRGREVGYPLLRFDVTNEHVAQALEGLQLTKEWHMSYDIMPESMQEKESGASPAAAVPNPKERKMSFITVYTSFTSPENVKVS from the exons ATGTACAAATTGATCGGGCTGTTATCACCAAACCAGATGGTGCGCAGGTCATCGTCGATGCTGGGCCGCTACCAGCGCTACCGCTGCTACGCCGACACCCCCCACACGGACTTGACCAGTAAACAAGTTGTT GTACAAGGTAACGAAAATGAGCAACGGGTGCGCGTGCGGCGCGCTCGGCCCTCGGACGTGCCGCGCGTGCTGCGGTTCGTGCGCGAGCATGCGCGCTGGGCGTGGCCGAGCCTCGTGTCGGCGCCCGTCGCGCCCACCGCCGCCAGCCAGCTCGTGCTGGCCGACTACGTGTCCCGCGCGCTCGCACAAG GGCACACAATGGTAGCGGAGCAGGTGGGCTCTCGTCGCGGCTGGCTGCAGGTGCGCGGGCTGGCGTTAGGGGCCGCCGTGTGTCCCTGGGACGCCGCCGTGCTGGAGCGCTGGGCCCGCTGCATGCGCTGCGCGCGCAGCCGCCGCCTCATGCACTTCACGGCGCACTGCCTCCGCGCACCCGGCCTACACGACAAATACCGCGTGCATAATATACTACAG GTGATCATGATCCTTCCGCCGGACGCACAACACAATCCAGAGATTGTGCAGGTGTTGGCAAGAAGCGCCATCCAACGCGGCCGAGAGGTCGGCTACCCGCTGCTGCGGTTCGACGTCACCAACGAACACGT GGCTCAAGCACTGGAAGGTTTACAGCTGACTAAAGAATGGCATATGTCATACGATATCATGCCAGAATCAATGCAGGAGAAGGAGTCCGGCGCATCGCCTGCAGCAGCCGTGCCCAACCCCAAGGAACGCAAGATGAGCTTCATCACAGTCTACACTTCCTTCACGTCACCCGAAAATGTCAAAGTTTCATAA